One region of Paralichthys olivaceus isolate ysfri-2021 chromosome 12, ASM2471397v2, whole genome shotgun sequence genomic DNA includes:
- the zbtb24 gene encoding zinc finger and BTB domain-containing protein 24 isoform X2 has translation MSQRTTASSLTAVHSQSHKQSILSKFNNLRKRDLLCDVTLVVEDVHFRAHKALLAASSEYFSLMFTSEDHISRSTFTLGGMEAEMFSAVLEFIYSAHVSLEESCTEQLLATARLMEVSDLVKVLTELTRSAAGVRGDQATVPDLSKRKRGRPKKSVDVSVTELEERSGPCEGSEEGQAGDVDLLPEGNSDYNPPGPQSRQSKRKIRPPIKYKSYKVDQDTAVNKEPKKRGRKRKYPNTEARCEDCDKVFKNHLFLKIHQRTHTGEKPFRCQVCGKSFTQKHTLLVHQRIHTGEKPFVCTICSKTLCTKHTLREHMNLHKEEKSFSCDKCGKTFTQKRQLKSHYRVHTGRSLPECAQCHHKFLDTAQLKKHLRTHTGEKPFTCEICGKCFTTKSTLQTHIRIHRGEKPYECHICNKSFSDPSARRRHVTSHSGKKPFTCSSCNLSFTRLDNLKTHTKSHSKERAASTESSSDTAAETSAAPQEEVRNILHLQQYQLPSGSEQGIQLVVTGDMNNINFVPGQEQEISIITTEGETAESSDSRLTLLTQPSGHMQNVALVAQGAMVDHAPQIQTVSMLEGQMTHQSEQMHVITLSKEAMEQLQSHHGPPQPLQVAQRPAPQLQVMHQPLQQLAVTQLGREQHSQAIHISSQSSQPISISQTSEQISSHHIQGQTFQIQAGTVSYLYTTGLPQEG, from the exons ATGTCTCAGAGAACAACAGCGTCATCCCTCACGGCCGTTCATTCACAATCACACAAGCAGAGCATCCTGAGCAAATTCAACAACCTCAGGAAAAGGGACCTTCTGTGCGATGTCACTTTAGTTGTGGAGGACGTGCACTTCAGAGCGCACAAAGCTCTGCTGGCAGCGAGCAGCGAGTACTTCTCCCTCATGTTCACCTCAGAAGATCACATCAGCCGGTCCACCTTTACACTGGGAGGTATGGAGGCTGAGATGTTCTCTGCCGTGCTGGAGTTCATCTACAGTGCACACGTGTCCCTGGAGGAGAGTTGCACTGAGCAGCTCTTGGCCACGGCTCGTCTCATGGAGGTCAGCGACCTTGTCAAAGTGCTCACTGAACTCACACGCTCTGCAGCAGGGGTTAGAGGTGACCAAGCCACGGTGCCTGATCTGTCGAAACGCAAAAGAGGACGGCCAAAGAAAAGTGTGGACGTGTCAgtgacagagctggaggagagaagtGGACCGTGTGAGGGCTCAGAGGAGGGTCAGGCTGGAGATGTGGACTTGCTGCCTGAAGGCAACTCAGATTATAACCCACCAGGGCCCCAGAGCCGACAGAGCAAACGCAAAATCAGACCTCCAATAAAGTACAAGAGTTACAAAGTGGATCAGGACACAGCAGTCAACAAAGAGCctaagaaaagagggaggaaaagaaaatatccaAACACAGAGGCTCGATGTGAGGACTGTGACAAAGTGTTTAAAAACCACCTCTTCTTAAAAATTCATCAAAGAActcacacag GAGAGAAGCCTTTCCGATGCCAGGTTTGTGGGAAGAGTTTCACCCAGAAGCACACGCTGCTCGTACACCAGCGCATCCACACCGGAGAGAAACCGTTTGTTTGTACCATCTGCTCCAAAACTCTGTGCACCAAACACACCCTGCGAGAGCACATGAACCTCCACAAAG AAGAGAAGTCCTTCAGCTGCGATAAATGTGGAAAGACCTTCACTCAGAAGAGGCAACTCAAGAGTCATTACAGAGTCCATACAG ggAGATCGTTGCCGGAATGTGCTCAGTGTCATCACAAGTTTTTGGACACGGCTCAGCTGAAAAAAcacctgagaacacacacag GGGAGAAGCCTTTCACATGTGAGATTTGTGGGAAGTGTTTTACTACCAAGAGCACGCTGCAGACTCACATCCGCATTCACAG aGGTGAGAAACCATACGAGTGCCACATCTGCAACAAGTCGTTCTCAGACCCCAGTGCGAGAAGACGACACGTCACCTCTCACTCCGGAAAGAAACCTTTCACGTGCTCCTCCTGCAACCTTTCGTTTACTCGTCTGGACAATCTGAAAACTCACACCAAGTCTCACAGCAAGGAGCGAGCGGCGTCCACTGAGTCCTCGTCAGATACAGCGGCAGAAACATCGGCAGCACCTCAGGAGGAGGTTCGCAACATCCTGCACCTTCAGCAGTACCAGCTCCCCTCCGGCTCTGAACAGGGGATCCAGCTGGTGGTGACCGGAGATATgaataacattaactttgtgCCGGGTCAGGAGCAGGAGATCAGCATCATCACCACAGAAGGTGAGACGGCAGAATCATCCGACTCTAGACTCACCCTGCTCACCCAGCCGTCGGGACACATGCAGAACGTGGCCCTGGTCGCTCAGGGCGCCATGGTGGACCACGCCCCTCAGATTCAGACCGTCAGTATGCTGGAGGGACAGATGACGCACCAGTCGGAGCAGATGCATGTCATCACTCTGAGTAAAGAGGCGATGGAGCAGTTGCAGTCCCACCACGGCCCCCCGCAGCCCCTTCAGGTCGCACAGCGACCCGCCCCGCAGCTGCAGGTGATGCATCAGCCGCTCCAGCAGCTGGCCGTCACTCAGCTGGGCAGGGAGCAGCACAGTCAGGCCATTCACATCAGCAGCCAGAGCTCACAGCCCATCTCCATCAGCCAAACCAGCGAGCAGATCTCCAGCCACCACATCCAGGGACAAACCTTCCAGATCCAGGCAGGAACCGTCTCCTACCTGTACACCACCGGGCTCCCGCAGGAGGGCTGA
- the zbtb24 gene encoding zinc finger and BTB domain-containing protein 24 isoform X1 gives MVSDQQLLRSTSCVDQLHVDLVTSRDSSPLTYFRPERVEGAEVIILEEKMSQRTTASSLTAVHSQSHKQSILSKFNNLRKRDLLCDVTLVVEDVHFRAHKALLAASSEYFSLMFTSEDHISRSTFTLGGMEAEMFSAVLEFIYSAHVSLEESCTEQLLATARLMEVSDLVKVLTELTRSAAGVRGDQATVPDLSKRKRGRPKKSVDVSVTELEERSGPCEGSEEGQAGDVDLLPEGNSDYNPPGPQSRQSKRKIRPPIKYKSYKVDQDTAVNKEPKKRGRKRKYPNTEARCEDCDKVFKNHLFLKIHQRTHTGEKPFRCQVCGKSFTQKHTLLVHQRIHTGEKPFVCTICSKTLCTKHTLREHMNLHKEEKSFSCDKCGKTFTQKRQLKSHYRVHTGRSLPECAQCHHKFLDTAQLKKHLRTHTGEKPFTCEICGKCFTTKSTLQTHIRIHRGEKPYECHICNKSFSDPSARRRHVTSHSGKKPFTCSSCNLSFTRLDNLKTHTKSHSKERAASTESSSDTAAETSAAPQEEVRNILHLQQYQLPSGSEQGIQLVVTGDMNNINFVPGQEQEISIITTEGETAESSDSRLTLLTQPSGHMQNVALVAQGAMVDHAPQIQTVSMLEGQMTHQSEQMHVITLSKEAMEQLQSHHGPPQPLQVAQRPAPQLQVMHQPLQQLAVTQLGREQHSQAIHISSQSSQPISISQTSEQISSHHIQGQTFQIQAGTVSYLYTTGLPQEG, from the exons ATGGTCTCAGATCAGCAGCTTCTCAGATCCACATCATGTGTAGATCAGCTGCACGTGGATCTCGTCACATCTCGCGATAGTTCCCCACTCACTTACTTCCGCCCTGAGAGAGTCGAAG GAGCAGAAGTGATCATCTTAGAGGAGAAGATGTCTCAGAGAACAACAGCGTCATCCCTCACGGCCGTTCATTCACAATCACACAAGCAGAGCATCCTGAGCAAATTCAACAACCTCAGGAAAAGGGACCTTCTGTGCGATGTCACTTTAGTTGTGGAGGACGTGCACTTCAGAGCGCACAAAGCTCTGCTGGCAGCGAGCAGCGAGTACTTCTCCCTCATGTTCACCTCAGAAGATCACATCAGCCGGTCCACCTTTACACTGGGAGGTATGGAGGCTGAGATGTTCTCTGCCGTGCTGGAGTTCATCTACAGTGCACACGTGTCCCTGGAGGAGAGTTGCACTGAGCAGCTCTTGGCCACGGCTCGTCTCATGGAGGTCAGCGACCTTGTCAAAGTGCTCACTGAACTCACACGCTCTGCAGCAGGGGTTAGAGGTGACCAAGCCACGGTGCCTGATCTGTCGAAACGCAAAAGAGGACGGCCAAAGAAAAGTGTGGACGTGTCAgtgacagagctggaggagagaagtGGACCGTGTGAGGGCTCAGAGGAGGGTCAGGCTGGAGATGTGGACTTGCTGCCTGAAGGCAACTCAGATTATAACCCACCAGGGCCCCAGAGCCGACAGAGCAAACGCAAAATCAGACCTCCAATAAAGTACAAGAGTTACAAAGTGGATCAGGACACAGCAGTCAACAAAGAGCctaagaaaagagggaggaaaagaaaatatccaAACACAGAGGCTCGATGTGAGGACTGTGACAAAGTGTTTAAAAACCACCTCTTCTTAAAAATTCATCAAAGAActcacacag GAGAGAAGCCTTTCCGATGCCAGGTTTGTGGGAAGAGTTTCACCCAGAAGCACACGCTGCTCGTACACCAGCGCATCCACACCGGAGAGAAACCGTTTGTTTGTACCATCTGCTCCAAAACTCTGTGCACCAAACACACCCTGCGAGAGCACATGAACCTCCACAAAG AAGAGAAGTCCTTCAGCTGCGATAAATGTGGAAAGACCTTCACTCAGAAGAGGCAACTCAAGAGTCATTACAGAGTCCATACAG ggAGATCGTTGCCGGAATGTGCTCAGTGTCATCACAAGTTTTTGGACACGGCTCAGCTGAAAAAAcacctgagaacacacacag GGGAGAAGCCTTTCACATGTGAGATTTGTGGGAAGTGTTTTACTACCAAGAGCACGCTGCAGACTCACATCCGCATTCACAG aGGTGAGAAACCATACGAGTGCCACATCTGCAACAAGTCGTTCTCAGACCCCAGTGCGAGAAGACGACACGTCACCTCTCACTCCGGAAAGAAACCTTTCACGTGCTCCTCCTGCAACCTTTCGTTTACTCGTCTGGACAATCTGAAAACTCACACCAAGTCTCACAGCAAGGAGCGAGCGGCGTCCACTGAGTCCTCGTCAGATACAGCGGCAGAAACATCGGCAGCACCTCAGGAGGAGGTTCGCAACATCCTGCACCTTCAGCAGTACCAGCTCCCCTCCGGCTCTGAACAGGGGATCCAGCTGGTGGTGACCGGAGATATgaataacattaactttgtgCCGGGTCAGGAGCAGGAGATCAGCATCATCACCACAGAAGGTGAGACGGCAGAATCATCCGACTCTAGACTCACCCTGCTCACCCAGCCGTCGGGACACATGCAGAACGTGGCCCTGGTCGCTCAGGGCGCCATGGTGGACCACGCCCCTCAGATTCAGACCGTCAGTATGCTGGAGGGACAGATGACGCACCAGTCGGAGCAGATGCATGTCATCACTCTGAGTAAAGAGGCGATGGAGCAGTTGCAGTCCCACCACGGCCCCCCGCAGCCCCTTCAGGTCGCACAGCGACCCGCCCCGCAGCTGCAGGTGATGCATCAGCCGCTCCAGCAGCTGGCCGTCACTCAGCTGGGCAGGGAGCAGCACAGTCAGGCCATTCACATCAGCAGCCAGAGCTCACAGCCCATCTCCATCAGCCAAACCAGCGAGCAGATCTCCAGCCACCACATCCAGGGACAAACCTTCCAGATCCAGGCAGGAACCGTCTCCTACCTGTACACCACCGGGCTCCCGCAGGAGGGCTGA
- the ddo gene encoding D-aspartate oxidase, protein MGSVKVVVVGAGVIGFSTAVCISEALPSCSVTLLSERFSPDTTSDGAAGILFAATFPDVPLERQRRWFKDSFDHLLAITQSQHSPEAGVMLSSGWQIFKEVPADTFPFWSEYVIGFRLMTDRELRQFPDHKFGQAFTTIKCECASYLPWLEKRFKKAGGQVQQKKVDNLQELSNSYDIIVNCSGLGSKLLVGDTQVYPVRGQVLKVEAPWLQHFIRDGDGKTYIYPGIHSVTVGGTRQEGDWRLEVDEGDTKSILERCGRLEPSISGAKVLSEWVGLRPSRRNPRVEREVVQLQGRQVPVVHNYGHGGWGVTLAWGTALDAMRLVRQCLSEKPARAKL, encoded by the exons ATGGGAAGCGTGAAGGTTGTGGTGGTGGGAGCAGGCGTGATCGGGTTCTCCACCGCTGTCTGCATCTCCGAGGCTCTTCCTTCCTGCTCGGTCACTCTGCTGTCGGAGAGGTTCAGCCCGGACACCACCAGTGATGGAGCCGCAGGGATCCTGTTTGCTGCAACGTTTCCAG ATGTTCCCTTGGAAAGACAAAGACGCTGGTTCAAGGACAGCTTTGATCACCTGTTGGCCATCACTCAATCCCAACACTCACCAGAGGCCGGAGTAATGCTGAGCTCTGG CTGGCAAATTTTCAAAGAGGTTCCAGCAGATACATTTCCCTTCTGGTCAGAATATGTGATCGGCTTTCGACTTATGACTGACCGCGAACTGAGACAGTTCCCAGATCATAAGTTTGGCCAGGCGTTCACCACCATAAAATGTGAATGTGCGAGCTACCTGCCGTGGCTGGAGAAGAG GTTCAAAAAAGCAGGAGGTCAAGTGCAGCAGAAGAAAGTCGACAATCTCCAAGAATTAAGCAACAGCTACGACATCATTGTCAACTGCTCTGGTTTGGGCTCCAAGCTGCTGGTGGGTGACACCCAAGTCTACCCCGTCAGAGGTCAGGTCCTCAAGGTGGAGGCGCCTTGGCTGCAGCACTTCATCCGAGACGGAGATGGAAAGACTTACATCTACCCCGGCATACACAGCGTCACTGTTGGCGGCACGAGGCAGGAGGGGGACTGGCGACTAGAGGTGGACGAGGGAGACACAAAGAGCATCCTGGAGCGCTGCGGGAGGCTGGAGCCGTCCATCAGCGGGGCCAAAGTTCTTAGTGAGTGGGTGGGTCTCCGGCCGAGCAGGAGGAACCCGAGggtggagagggaggtggtGCAGCTGCAGGGCCGCCAGGTACCAGTGGTCCATAACTATGGCCACGGGGGCTGGGGAGTCACTCTGGCCTGGGGCACCGCCCTGGATGCAATGAGGCTGGTCAGACAGTGCCTCAGTGAAAAGCCTGCTCGAGCTAAACTGTGA